A genomic stretch from Helianthus annuus cultivar XRQ/B chromosome 1, HanXRQr2.0-SUNRISE, whole genome shotgun sequence includes:
- the LOC110873750 gene encoding uncharacterized protein LOC110873750 isoform X2, translating into MKSLDFLYGFSGQFLKIGAYCHNGFTRVIIQIMIHHQGPILQFHLHIPKEIFLDSFQEVDQWMLLLARNNLRVLDFRNSNRIYQIPSSVFSFLELRVLGLVNCIFKPPLEFKGFQNLEDIMFSKVNFGGGTVINLPQLKALTLLRCSNVNSFNIKAEMLRILREDSCPEDILLRLLHSQYLYAVKICLLESLNDLVRVGRFTFTIDGYFLKFMAAGKFSEWLSHAKWLTRLNFQSVSLGDLYQIQGALCMLRNSPNVKLLRVTYMPMGPEADLELTSSYLESQYQTLFMLQSVEMIYLEGTRPEMLFIKLLLDYSPHLKKIIIRPRATADAEKRLNIVKDVMQFPRASTKAKMVFLDPEP; encoded by the exons ATGAAGTCACTGGATTTCCTTTACGGATTCTCTGGACAGTTCTTGAAAATTGGAGCTTATTGCCATAATGGGTTTACAAGGGTTATAATTCAGATTATGATCCATCACCAGGGTCCCATTTTGCAATTTCATCTCCACATACCAAAAGAGATATTTCTTGATAGCTTCCAAGAAGTTGATCAATGGATGCTACTCCTAGCAAGAAACAATCTCAGGGTGCTCGACTTTCGGAATTCAAATCGGATTTATCAGATTCCATCCTCCGTATTCTCTTTTCTAGAATTGAGAGTGTTGGGATTAGTTAACTGTATTTTCAAGCCACCGCTTGAGTTTAAGGGATTTCAGAATCTTGAAGATATTATGTTCAGCAAAGTTAATTTCGGCGGTGGAACTGTTATCAACTTACCACAACTTAAGGCTTTGACACTGTTACGTTGTAGCAATGTTAACAGTTTCAACATCAAGGCTGAAATGTTGCGGATTTTGCGGGAAGACAGTTGCCCTGAAGATATATTGCTCCGGTTATTGCATAGTCAATACCTTTATGCGGTTAAAATATGCTTGTTGGAATCCTTAAATGATCTTGTTCGCGTTGGAAGATTTACTTTTACAATTGATGGTTATTTTCTCAAG TTTATGGCAGCAGGAAAGTTTTCAGAGTGGCTTTCACATGCCAAATGGTTAACGCGATTGAACTTTCAAAGTGTTAGTTTGGGTGATTTATATCAAATTCAAGGTGCTTTGTGTATGCTTCGGAACTCACCTAATGTGAAACTACTTCGTGTGACATATATGCCGATG GGACCCGAGGCTGATCTGGAATTAACATCTAGTTACTTGGAATCTCAGTATCAGACATTGTTCATGTTGCAAAGTGTAGAAATGATATATTTAGAAGGAACAAGACCAGAGATGCTCTTTATAAAGCTTCTGCTCGACTATTCTCCACATCTTAAAAAGATAATTATCCGACCAAGGGCTACGGCTGATGCTGAGAAAAGGCTCAACATTGTAAAGGATGTTATGCAGTTCCCACGAGCCTCAACAAAAGCAAAAATGGTCTTCTTGGATCCGGAGCCATAA
- the LOC110873750 gene encoding F-box/FBD/LRR-repeat protein At1g13570 isoform X1 → MDNHHKRRHVTSSADDDDIITNFPEDLINPILERLPIKDAVRTSVLSKKWRYRWTTMKSLAFDNHFSQQFLNIGAFSCYGFVRVISQIMIKHQGPILKFVLHIPKEIVLDSFQQVDLWMLILSRNNVRELHIVNFNQFYQIPTSVFSCRELRVLGLYRCILNPPLEFQGFPNLEVISLLCVDFGASLGGTVINLPQLKRFKLYSCRNVNNFNIKAEKLQYLRVTGCPDANAMILQLLHSEHLNAVYIRRLSKSVKDFIQVKRFSFIVDGYFLKILAAEKFPDSLPHVVQCLQELEFTSFSFGDLNQLQGALCMLRNSPNLKGLRVTHMLMGQEADLQLTSNYLESPECLDQTLLMLQTVEMTSFEGSRPELLFVKLLLDCSPHLENMIIQPKSTIDAEKRLNIAKDVLMFPRASPKAKVVGAIIL, encoded by the exons ATGG ATAATCATCATAAGAGGAGGCATGTCACCTCCTCTGCTGACGATGACGACATTATCACTAACTTTCCAGAGGATTTAATAAACCCTATTTTAGAGCGGCTCCCCATTAAAGATGCTGTAAGAACAAGTGTTCTATCTAAAAAGTGGAGGTATAGATGGACCACTATGAAGTCACTAGCTTTCGATAACCATTTCTCTCAACAGTTTTTAAATATTGGAGCTTTCAGTTGTTATGGGTTTGTAAGGGTTATAAGCCAGATTATGATCAAACACCAGGGTCCCATTTTGAAATTTGTTCTACATATACCAAAAGAGATAGTTCTTGATAGCTTCCAACAAGTTGATCTATGGATGTTAATCCTATCAAGAAACAATGTTAGGGAACTCCACATTGTGAATTTTAATCAGTTTTATCAAATTCCAACCTCCGTATTCTCCTGTCGAGAGTTGAGAGTGTTGGGATTATATAGGTGCATTCTCAACCCACCACTTGAGTTTCAGGGATTTCCCAATCTTGAAGTTATTTCTCTCTTATGTGTTGATTTTGGGGCTAGTTTAGGTGGAACTGTAATCAACTTACCACAACTTAAGAGGTTCAAACTGTATAGTTGTCGCAATGTTAACAACTTCAACATCAAGGCTGAAAAATTGCAGTATTTGCGTGTCACCGGTTGCCCTGATGCCAATGCCATGATACTCCAATTGTTGCATAGTGAACACCTTAATGCAGTTTATATACGTCGTCTGTCAAAATCCGTAAAAGATTTTATTCAAGTTAAAAGATTTAGTTTTATAGTTGACGGTTATTTTCTCAAG ATTTTGGCTGCAGAAAAGTTTCCAGACTCGCTTCCACATGTGGTACAATGCTTACAGGAACTGGAGTTCACAAGTTTTAGTTTCGGAGATTTGAATCAACTTCAAGGTGCTCTATGTATGCTTCGGAACTCACCTAATTTGAAAGGACTTCGTGTGACACATATGCTGATG GGACAAGAGGCTGATTTGCAATTAACATCTAACTACTTAGAATCCCCTGAGTGTCTGGATCAGACATTGCTCATGTTGCAAACTGTAGAAATGACATCTTTTGAGGGGTCAAGACCAGAGCTCCTCTTTGTAAAGCTTCTGCTCGATTGTTCTCCACATCTTGAAAATATGATAATCCAACCAAAATCAACTATTGATGCTGAGAAAAGGCTCAACATTGCAAAGGATGTTTTGATGTTCCCACGAGCCTCACCAAAAGCAAAAGTGGTCGGAGCCATAATTCTATAA
- the LOC110873760 gene encoding 60S ribosomal protein L2, mitochondrial, whose translation MAWLSRARVVSSALFGKRAFSSSSNAFTDAYNPMFSLDISSQVGSCMPISMMRIGTIIHNIEVNPGQGGKLVRAAGTSAKILKEPSASKLCLIKLPSGVEKLIDTQCRATIGVVSNSEHKDKKLRKAGHSRWLGRRPVVRGVAMNPVDHPHGGGEGKSKSSGCRGRGSVTPWGKPTKGGYKTGPLKKRK comes from the exons ATGGCATGGTTATCTCGAGCTCGTGTGGTTTCTTCAGCTTTATTTGGCAAGCGTGCTTTTAGCTCTTCTTCCA ATGCTTTTACAGACGCCTACAACCCGATGTTCTCTCTAGACATAAGTTCACAAGTCGGCAGTTGCATGCCCATATCCATGATGCGAATTGGAACCATAATTCATAACATTGAAGTCAACCCGGGTCAAGGAGGGAAGCTGGTTCGTGCAGCCGGCACCTCCGCAAAGATCTTAAAGGAACCGAGCGCCTCGAAACTGTGTTTGATCAAGCTGCCTTCGGGTGTGGAGAAACTGATTGACACTCAGTGCAGGGCAACCATTGGGGTGGTGTCAAACTCAGAACACAAGGACAAGAAGCTCAGAAAGGCTGGTCATAGCCGGTGGCTCGGGCGCAGGCCTGTGGTTAGAGGAGTGGCTATGAACCCTGTGGACCATCCTCATGGTGGTGGTGAAGGTAAAAGTAAGAGTAGCGGTTGTAGGGGTCGGGGTTCGGTTACTCCGTGGGGGAAACCGACCAAGGGTGGTTACAAAACTGGTCCACTCAAGAAAAGGAAATAA